One genomic region from Lepisosteus oculatus isolate fLepOcu1 chromosome 20, fLepOcu1.hap2, whole genome shotgun sequence encodes:
- the LOC102691844 gene encoding adenosine receptor A3 → MASLSAVSALLSNLTGPWGTRGLAGPTWGPNSTGAAPAGPGDGDMRAPLCTFCCCGLLNRTLAVVFMVSLAFSIVIGNVVTITVFLQTRQFRTPQGYLKVSLALADMMVGLLVVPFSVYTEITLMVTSTPPAWYQGDSVATRGGLGSSWQPCKLIGPVFAGCTFVSISTIFLMTVERCVAILKPLHKDSILTHRRILLLIALSWVGSFLLALAPLILTNGFTLEYNECSRMCNYAPLWDGKPPPPKGNVLLLFPAFDLTLLGVTLVVNVMSFTSIRRYSQKRKLLAEGGLGGDSSTGGCSQRPSFSDIKAAKTIGILTFAFTASFFPIAVFVLGNVVGYQWCNFSFFAFWILTSNSCCNVIIYSVRDQRFRKGVAVLFRKEPVPPHGEKS, encoded by the exons ATGGCTTCATTATCGGCAGTGTCGGCTCTCCTCAGTAACCTCACTGGGCCCTGGGGAACAAGGGGGCTGGCGGGCCCCACATGGGGACCCAACTCCACTGGGGCAGCTCCTGCCGGCCCTGGAGATGGGGACATGAGGGCTCCTCTCTGCACCTTCTGCTGCTGTGGCCTCCTGAACCGTACACTGGCGGTGGTCTtcatggtcagcctggcctttTCCATTGTCATAGGCAATGTGGTCACAATCACGGTCTTCCTGCAGACGCGCCAGTTCCGCACACCACAGGGCTACCTCAAAG TGTCCCTGGCATTGGCAGATATGATGGTTGGCTTGCTGGTGGTGCCCTTCTCCGTCTACACAGAGATCACACTGATGGTGACCAGCACACCCCCTGCCTGGTACCAGGGGGACTCTGTGGCAACACGTGGGGGCCTGGGAAGCTCCTGGCAGCCCTGCAAGCTGATTGGCCCAGTTTTTGCAGGCTGCACCTTCGTATCCATCAGCACCATTTTCCTGATGACCGTGGAGCGCTGTGTGGCCATCCTGAAACCCTTGCATAAGGACTCCATATTGACCCATCGGCGCATCCTGCTCCTCATCGCCCTCTCCTGGGTGGGCAGCTTCCTTCTAGCCCTGGCACCCTTAATCCTGACCAATGGCTTCACGCTGGAATACAACGAGTGTAGTCGTATGTGCAACTACGCCCCCCTGTGGGATGGTAAGCCCCCTCCACCCAAGGGGAACGTCTTGCTGCTCTTCCCTGCCTTTGACCTCACGTTGTTAGGGGTAACCCTGGTGGTCAATGTCATGTCCTTCACCAGCATCCGGCGCTATTCCCAGAAACGCAAGCTCCTGGCCGAGGGGGGTCTTGGAGGGGACAGTAGCACTGGCGGGTGCTCACAAAGACCATCCTTCTCGGACATCAAAGCGGCCAAGACAATTGGCATCCTGACATTTGCCTTCACGGCCTCCTTCTTCCCCATTGCTGTCTTCGTCCTGGGCAATGTGGTGGGATATCAATGGTGCAACTTCTCCTTCTTCGCCTTCTGGATCCTGACCTCCAACAGCTGCTGCAATGTCATCATCTACAGCGTGCGGGACCAGCGCTTCCGAAAGGGGGTGGCTGTGCTGTTTCGAAAGGAGCCGGTGCCGCCACATGGAGAGAAGAGCTGA